One genomic segment of Osmia bicornis bicornis chromosome 16, iOsmBic2.1, whole genome shotgun sequence includes these proteins:
- the LOC123988621 gene encoding peroxiredoxin-5, mitochondrial-like translates to MPQIRKGNRIPNATLYEAQPENRINILDLVGNKKAIIFGVPGAYVPGCSRVHLRGFIEKSTDLRFLGFQEIICVSVNDPFVLSAWGNAKGANNKVRMLADPMASYTKAIGMDTDIPELGGIRSRRYSMAIVNGVVKELFIDAPNVKLVCLHSDGVPTYCT, encoded by the exons ATGCCTCAAATCAGAAAAGGGAACAGAATACCTAACGCGACCTTGTACGAGGCTCAACCAGAAAACCGAATCAATATTTTGGATCTCGTGGGGAATAAGAAGGCCATCATCTTTGGTGTACCCGGTGCTTATGTTCCTGGATGCTCCAGAGTTCATTTAAGAGGATTTATTGAAAA GTCGACAGATTTGAGGTTTCTGGGCTTTCAGGAAATAATCTGTGTGTCTGTAAACGACCCATTCGTGCTTTCTGCTTGGGGAAATGCCAAAGGAGCTAACAATAAG GTAAGAATGTTGGCAGATCCAATGGCATCTTATACCAAGGCAATTGGAATGGACACTGATATTCCAGAACTAGGAGGAATAAGAAGTAGAAGGTATTCCATGGCAATCGTGAACGGTGTTGtcaaagaattatttatagaCGCGCCTAATGTGAAACTCGTCTGTTTACATTCGGACGGAGTTCCAACTTATTGCACCTGA